The Candidatus Eisenbacteria bacterium genome includes a region encoding these proteins:
- a CDS encoding tyrosine recombinase has protein sequence MNTASHAPRRPNAPGTPGLVPALEAWLDEVRKGRRLSPRTVDAYRRDLEDYRTFACSHHLAGWGEANVTFVDGYFASLQRRGLSAATVARRRSTLRGFHSFLARVGGHTDDPVAVLPAPRRERRLPHALALGDIERLLAQPGGDSTLALRDRAMLELAYACGLRVSELVGLERATVDLHERSLTVTGKGDKQRLVPFGRAAARALAAWLEHGRPRLAARARHDRVFCNARGGPLSRMGWWRILRGHARRAGIATRVHPHALRHSFATHLLEGGADLRIVQELLGHASVTTTAIYTHLDRGYLREVHRQFHPRP, from the coding sequence GTGAACACGGCCTCCCACGCGCCGCGTCGCCCGAACGCGCCGGGGACGCCCGGGCTCGTGCCCGCGCTCGAGGCGTGGCTCGACGAAGTGCGAAAGGGCCGCCGATTGAGCCCGCGCACCGTGGACGCCTATCGTCGGGATCTCGAGGACTACCGGACGTTCGCTTGCTCGCACCACCTCGCGGGCTGGGGCGAGGCCAACGTGACGTTCGTGGACGGCTACTTCGCCTCGCTGCAGCGCCGCGGACTGTCGGCGGCGACCGTCGCGCGCCGGAGATCGACGCTGCGTGGCTTTCACTCGTTCCTCGCCCGGGTCGGCGGGCACACGGACGACCCGGTCGCCGTGCTGCCCGCGCCGCGCCGCGAGCGCCGCCTGCCGCACGCACTCGCGCTCGGCGACATCGAACGGCTGCTGGCGCAGCCGGGGGGCGATTCGACGCTCGCGCTGCGCGACCGGGCGATGCTCGAACTCGCCTACGCGTGCGGCCTGCGCGTGTCCGAGCTGGTGGGCCTCGAGCGGGCGACCGTGGACCTGCACGAGCGCTCCCTCACGGTGACCGGCAAGGGCGACAAGCAGCGGCTGGTGCCGTTCGGACGGGCCGCCGCCCGGGCGCTGGCGGCCTGGCTCGAGCACGGACGTCCGCGGCTCGCCGCGCGGGCCCGGCACGACCGGGTGTTCTGCAACGCGCGCGGGGGCCCGCTCAGCCGGATGGGCTGGTGGCGAATCCTGCGCGGTCACGCGCGGCGGGCGGGGATCGCGACCCGCGTTCATCCGCACGCGCTCCGGCATTCCTTCGCGACGCACCTGCTGGAGGGAGGAGCGGACCTGCGCATCGTGCAGGAGCTTCTCGGGCACGCGTCGGTCACCACCACCGCCATCTACACGCACCTCGACCGCGGCTACCTGCGCGAGGTGCATCGCCAATTTCATCCCCGCCCCTGA
- a CDS encoding DEAD/DEAH box helicase, with translation MSSRYQVGLRLHHPLFGEGLIVEVHTDRGREVLEVVFGGELRRLSAQREWVIVDGPVGAPAAAGDATDGGSGNGAAARVAAGAVLAVRRHWHPQGEELLRRWLTNRAEPQRHFDLRAGAEEWAGWAGADRLQSLDSLRGVERFPHQVDACLRMLRDFGGRGIFADEVGLGKTVEAGIVLKEYLLRGAVRTVLVLVPASLCEQWRAELWEKFELDFVVSRGPAGQWGRHPLVISSLETARHERHRRRVRGANYDMVVVDEAHRLRNHLTLGWKFINDLNPRYLLLLTATPVQNDLRELYNLVTLVRPGTVGTFSQFRRDFLSGHDKRTPRNTPRLRRLLQSVMIRTRRADTKLTFAPRRVESLAVQQPAAERLLYRQISEFVADAVRGDHGQPGKPHYFTLMVLQKEMGSSWAAAAGTLRKLAAHADGFDPKRVRAFADRAAELRDDTSKVRTLLRCIASLKGEKAIVFTQFRATQDAILDALREEGVTHAMFHGEMGWREKEEALEAFRQREQVLVSTEAGGEGRNLQFARIVINYDLPWNPMRVEQRIGRVHRLGQEYPVRVVNLVARGTIEAYVLEILERKIRMFELVVGEMEEILGAWQMQGSFEDEVFKRWIESRDPRSRKRRFGELAQHLVTARKLYQQQRDNQSWLFRGTQENDEEGGA, from the coding sequence GTGAGCAGCCGATACCAGGTGGGGCTGCGGCTCCATCATCCGCTGTTCGGCGAGGGCCTGATCGTCGAGGTGCACACCGATCGCGGTCGGGAGGTGCTCGAGGTGGTCTTCGGCGGCGAATTGCGCCGGCTTTCGGCGCAGCGCGAGTGGGTGATCGTGGACGGACCGGTCGGCGCTCCGGCGGCCGCGGGGGACGCGACCGACGGCGGGAGCGGGAACGGCGCCGCGGCCCGGGTCGCCGCGGGGGCGGTGCTGGCGGTGCGGCGGCACTGGCACCCGCAGGGCGAGGAACTGCTGCGCCGCTGGCTCACGAACCGGGCCGAGCCGCAGCGGCACTTCGACCTGCGCGCAGGGGCGGAGGAGTGGGCGGGCTGGGCGGGCGCCGACCGTCTGCAGTCTCTCGATTCCCTGCGCGGCGTCGAGCGCTTCCCGCACCAGGTGGACGCTTGCCTGCGAATGCTGCGCGACTTCGGAGGCCGCGGCATCTTCGCGGACGAGGTCGGCCTCGGAAAGACGGTCGAGGCGGGCATCGTGCTCAAGGAGTACCTGCTGCGCGGCGCGGTTCGCACCGTGCTCGTGCTCGTGCCGGCCTCGCTTTGCGAACAGTGGCGCGCGGAGCTGTGGGAGAAGTTCGAGCTCGACTTCGTGGTCTCGCGCGGCCCGGCCGGTCAGTGGGGGCGCCATCCGCTCGTCATTTCGTCGCTCGAGACCGCGCGGCACGAGCGGCATCGCCGGCGGGTGCGGGGGGCCAACTACGACATGGTGGTCGTGGACGAGGCGCATCGGCTGCGCAACCACCTGACCCTCGGCTGGAAGTTCATCAACGACCTGAACCCGCGCTACCTGCTGCTGCTCACCGCGACGCCGGTGCAGAACGACCTGCGCGAGCTGTACAACCTGGTGACGCTCGTGCGCCCCGGGACGGTGGGCACCTTCTCCCAGTTCCGACGCGACTTCCTCTCGGGGCACGACAAGCGCACGCCGCGCAACACGCCGCGCCTGCGCCGGCTGCTGCAGAGCGTGATGATCCGCACGAGGCGCGCGGACACGAAGCTGACGTTCGCCCCGCGCCGGGTCGAGTCGCTGGCGGTCCAGCAGCCCGCGGCCGAGCGCCTGCTCTACCGGCAGATCAGCGAGTTCGTCGCCGACGCGGTGCGCGGGGACCATGGCCAGCCGGGCAAACCCCACTACTTCACGCTCATGGTGCTGCAGAAGGAAATGGGCTCCTCGTGGGCGGCGGCCGCCGGCACGCTGCGCAAGCTTGCGGCTCACGCGGACGGCTTCGATCCGAAGCGGGTTCGCGCGTTCGCCGACCGGGCGGCCGAGCTGCGCGACGACACGAGCAAGGTGCGAACGCTGTTGCGCTGCATCGCCTCGCTCAAGGGCGAGAAGGCCATCGTTTTCACGCAGTTCCGCGCCACCCAGGACGCCATCCTGGACGCCCTCCGAGAGGAAGGGGTCACGCACGCCATGTTTCACGGCGAAATGGGTTGGCGCGAGAAGGAGGAGGCGCTCGAGGCGTTTCGGCAGCGCGAGCAGGTGCTGGTCAGCACCGAGGCGGGTGGCGAAGGCCGCAACCTGCAGTTCGCGCGCATCGTCATCAACTACGACCTGCCGTGGAACCCGATGCGCGTCGAGCAGCGAATCGGCCGGGTGCACCGGCTGGGGCAGGAGTATCCCGTCCGGGTGGTCAACCTCGTGGCGCGCGGAACCATCGAGGCGTACGTGCTCGAGATCCTCGAGCGCAAGATCCGGATGTTCGAGCTGGTCGTGGGCGAGATGGAGGAGATTCTCGGCGCCTGGCAGATGCAGGGCTCGTTCGAGGACGAGGTGTTCAAGCGCTGGATCGAGTCGCGGGACCCGCGATCGCGCAAGCGCCGCTTCGGCGAGCTGGCGCAGCATCTGGTGACCGCCCGCAAGCTCTACCAGCAGCAGCGCGACAACCAGAGCTGGCTGTTCCGCGGCACGCAGGAAAACGATGAGGAGGGCGGCGCGTGA
- a CDS encoding PD40 domain-containing protein, which yields MRLACAALTAFLLVTAMPRAGDAQAFGQNKVQYERLEWAVLETPHLRLHYYAREESLARALVAFAESVTVEYDRRFAMKPRRKVPLLLYSTHHLFQQTNATPEMLTESVGGLTELIKGRVLVPHNGSWARLRWVTRHELAHAYMLEKFSQVMKAHRKPPGWLPPLWYIEGLAEYCGTTWDADAEGLLRDLVVSRLALPLTRSDAITGSVLMYKEGQSFLLWLAARHGDRGVFELLDNAWRAEDFETCFRLTYGRELAEADEEWFETLRRRYLPAVASRDRPSDIARPFRQDSRFNLGARALPAPASPDTATRFCWFEVNDGAVDLMLSEPEPNGGRRTRRLLRSGGTPMFESFHLFQNRPGVSRSGLVAVSAQQGGRDAILVLDPRSGDVRRELRFPELVSIHDPSPAPGDSAIVFTAQDYGGRSDLWRASWHDDDVKLERLTNDDFDDLDPATSPDGAWVAFASDRCDEGGRYALYRLSLAGGAPERLSFSGRGDDRQPAWSRDGRWLAFRSTRDGSSDLWLRSATPSREARRLTRLLGPASDPDWTWDGRSLLFTAQDAVTFHTWQLPVHPESLDVEAEDPGPAVAVLPTVSHSEPAERYQRRLGLDLVQNMIGTNSSFGYTQSFGQVAISDLLGNEQIVLTLANDSEHFGDFWDGFEGGVTYLNQAQRLNYGLGVFRLTSLYDPDFEVLRREKRIGLVALASYPFSRFERVDASLEVRHASDHLLRSGEAPTVDLVSNYVSFVHDNSRWTWSGPIGGTRLNLTAGFTRDMAGGRSDYGTLYGELRHYRQPLPGVVTAWRANGWASFSRDAHLRYLGGPTRLRVPDARYASGLQTIVLQHETRFPVLRGLVLSIPSPWQLPTVSGVAFGDAAWTFNHGDERRIGVAGWGVYLAGGYWPAIRWNWMWVTEDWRRFRNRAPYHEFFIAYNF from the coding sequence CAGTATGAGCGCCTCGAATGGGCCGTGCTCGAGACGCCGCACCTCCGGCTCCACTACTACGCGCGGGAGGAAAGCCTGGCGCGGGCGCTGGTGGCGTTCGCCGAGAGCGTGACGGTCGAGTACGACCGGCGCTTCGCGATGAAGCCGCGCCGCAAGGTGCCGCTGCTCCTGTACTCGACGCACCACCTGTTCCAGCAGACGAACGCGACGCCGGAGATGCTGACCGAGTCGGTGGGCGGGTTGACCGAGCTCATCAAGGGCCGCGTGCTGGTGCCGCACAACGGCTCGTGGGCGCGGCTGCGCTGGGTGACACGGCACGAGCTGGCGCACGCCTACATGCTCGAGAAGTTCTCGCAGGTCATGAAGGCGCATCGCAAGCCGCCGGGCTGGCTGCCGCCGCTCTGGTACATCGAGGGCCTCGCCGAGTACTGCGGCACGACGTGGGACGCGGACGCCGAGGGCCTGCTGCGCGACCTGGTGGTCTCGCGCCTGGCGCTCCCGCTGACGCGCAGCGACGCCATCACCGGCTCGGTGCTCATGTACAAGGAGGGGCAGTCGTTCCTGCTGTGGCTGGCCGCGCGGCACGGGGACCGCGGGGTGTTCGAACTGCTGGACAACGCCTGGCGGGCGGAGGATTTCGAAACCTGTTTTCGCCTGACGTACGGCCGCGAACTGGCCGAGGCGGACGAGGAGTGGTTCGAGACCCTCCGGCGGCGCTACCTGCCGGCCGTGGCCAGCCGCGACCGGCCCTCCGACATCGCGCGGCCGTTCCGGCAGGACAGCCGCTTCAACCTCGGCGCGCGCGCGCTGCCCGCGCCGGCCTCGCCCGACACGGCGACGCGCTTCTGCTGGTTCGAGGTGAACGACGGCGCGGTGGACCTGATGCTGAGCGAGCCGGAGCCGAACGGCGGGCGCCGGACGCGCCGGCTGTTGCGCAGCGGCGGGACGCCGATGTTCGAGTCCTTCCACCTGTTCCAGAATCGTCCCGGGGTCTCGCGTTCGGGGCTGGTGGCGGTCTCGGCGCAGCAAGGTGGGCGCGACGCCATCCTCGTCCTCGATCCGCGCAGCGGCGACGTGCGCCGCGAGCTGCGCTTCCCGGAGCTGGTCTCGATTCACGATCCCAGCCCGGCGCCCGGCGACAGCGCCATCGTCTTCACCGCGCAGGACTACGGCGGGCGGAGCGACCTGTGGCGGGCCAGCTGGCACGACGACGACGTGAAGCTGGAGCGGCTCACGAACGACGACTTCGACGACCTCGACCCGGCGACCTCGCCCGACGGCGCGTGGGTCGCCTTCGCCTCCGACCGCTGCGACGAGGGCGGTCGCTACGCGCTCTACCGGCTGTCGCTGGCCGGGGGCGCTCCCGAAAGGCTGAGCTTCTCCGGGCGCGGCGACGACCGGCAGCCGGCGTGGTCCCGCGATGGCCGCTGGCTCGCGTTCCGCTCGACGCGCGACGGATCGAGCGACCTGTGGCTGCGATCGGCGACGCCGTCCCGCGAAGCGCGGAGGCTGACCCGGCTGCTCGGACCCGCGAGCGATCCGGACTGGACGTGGGACGGCCGCTCGCTGCTCTTCACGGCGCAGGACGCGGTCACGTTCCACACCTGGCAGCTGCCGGTCCATCCCGAGTCGCTGGACGTCGAGGCGGAGGATCCCGGCCCGGCCGTCGCGGTGCTGCCGACGGTGTCCCACTCCGAGCCGGCGGAGCGCTACCAGCGGCGGCTCGGGCTCGACCTCGTGCAGAACATGATCGGCACGAACTCCTCGTTCGGCTACACGCAGAGCTTCGGCCAGGTCGCGATCAGCGACCTGCTCGGCAACGAGCAGATCGTGCTCACGCTCGCCAACGACTCGGAGCACTTCGGAGACTTCTGGGACGGCTTCGAGGGCGGCGTCACGTATCTCAATCAGGCCCAGCGCCTCAACTACGGGCTCGGAGTGTTCCGGTTGACCAGCCTGTACGACCCCGACTTCGAGGTGCTGCGCCGCGAGAAGCGCATCGGGCTGGTGGCGCTCGCGAGCTACCCGTTCAGCCGCTTCGAACGCGTGGATGCTTCGCTCGAGGTGCGCCACGCGTCGGACCACCTGCTGCGCAGCGGCGAGGCGCCGACGGTGGACCTGGTCTCGAACTACGTGAGCTTCGTCCACGACAACTCCCGCTGGACCTGGAGCGGACCGATCGGGGGAACGCGCCTCAACCTGACCGCCGGCTTCACGCGGGACATGGCGGGCGGTCGGTCGGATTACGGCACGCTCTACGGTGAGCTGCGGCACTATCGCCAGCCCCTGCCCGGAGTCGTCACCGCCTGGCGCGCGAACGGCTGGGCGAGCTTCAGCCGCGACGCGCACCTGCGCTACCTCGGCGGGCCGACGCGGCTGCGCGTGCCGGACGCGCGCTACGCCTCGGGTCTGCAGACGATCGTGCTCCAGCACGAGACACGCTTCCCCGTGCTGCGCGGGCTCGTGCTGAGCATTCCGTCGCCCTGGCAGCTGCCGACGGTGAGCGGGGTCGCGTTCGGGGACGCGGCCTGGACCTTCAACCACGGGGACGAACGGCGCATCGGCGTCGCCGGCTGGGGGGTTTACCTGGCGGGCGGGTACTGGCCCGCGATCCGCTGGAACTGGATGTGGGTCACCGAGGACTGGCGCCGCTTCCGGAATCGCGCTCCGTACCACGAGTTCTTCATCGCCTACAATTTCTGA
- the uvrC gene encoding excinuclease ABC subunit UvrC, whose translation MGALAEKIAILPAVPGVYLFKDALGEVLYVGKARSLAARVRSYLAPDPERPRMEEMIRRAADVDTIVTASEAEALLLESTLIRQHRPHFNVLLKDDKSFPFVKLSVQEEFPRLSVTRRVRDDGARYLGPFTDVKNLRRTLRDLRRVFPLRTCRNFEDYRRQDRPCLYYHIKRCAGPCYSRARVRPEDYRRLVDGLLMLLSGRNEELLGQLRREMNEASAGRRYEIAAQRRDQLRLLERAQVPQTMVTSDPRDTDVLGLARIGERAAIATLLVRGGRVIGKETRMLERVAGAEDGALLEAWVTQHALARTDLPRRVFVGTLPANHAALAEALSTRAGRTVSLLAPSRGRARRLVEIAERNALSALEQLAARSSGRRVRLSAAVSALQRDLGLPAPPHRLVCFDISNFGPDQAVAAVVASEDGRPLKKLYRRMRLRRPGPDDFAMIGEAVERYWTRVESDELPRPDLVVIDGGAGQLSAARAALDRVATRPVAAIGLAKREELVVREGAPDLRLSRRSPSLRSLQRLRDEAHRFGLEYHRALRSRARIASVLDQVPGVGPARRAALLKAFGSVAALRGAAVGDIAVRAHVPLSLARRVAEHLAGREGAA comes from the coding sequence GTGGGCGCGCTGGCTGAGAAAATCGCGATTCTGCCCGCTGTTCCGGGGGTCTACCTCTTCAAGGACGCCCTGGGCGAGGTGCTCTACGTCGGCAAGGCGCGCAGTCTGGCCGCCCGCGTCCGCAGCTACCTCGCGCCCGATCCCGAACGCCCGCGCATGGAGGAGATGATCCGCCGGGCGGCCGACGTGGACACGATCGTGACCGCGTCCGAAGCCGAGGCGCTGCTGCTCGAGTCCACCCTCATCCGCCAGCACAGGCCCCACTTTAACGTGCTGCTCAAGGACGACAAGAGCTTCCCGTTCGTCAAACTCTCGGTTCAGGAGGAGTTCCCGCGCCTGTCCGTGACCCGCCGCGTGCGCGACGACGGGGCGCGGTACCTGGGCCCGTTCACGGACGTCAAGAACCTGCGCCGGACGCTGCGCGACCTGCGCCGGGTTTTTCCGCTGCGCACCTGCCGGAACTTCGAGGACTACCGGCGCCAGGACCGCCCGTGCCTGTACTACCACATCAAGCGCTGCGCCGGTCCCTGCTACTCCCGGGCACGCGTCCGGCCCGAGGACTACCGCCGCCTCGTGGACGGCCTGCTGATGCTCCTTTCCGGGCGCAACGAGGAATTGCTCGGCCAGCTTCGCCGGGAAATGAACGAAGCGTCCGCCGGGCGCCGCTACGAGATCGCCGCCCAGCGCCGCGACCAGCTGCGACTGCTGGAACGGGCCCAGGTGCCGCAGACGATGGTGACCTCGGATCCGCGAGACACCGACGTGCTCGGGCTGGCTCGCATCGGCGAGCGCGCGGCGATCGCGACCCTGCTGGTGCGCGGCGGCCGCGTCATCGGCAAGGAGACGCGGATGCTCGAGCGCGTCGCGGGCGCCGAGGACGGTGCGCTCCTCGAGGCCTGGGTCACGCAGCACGCGCTCGCGCGCACGGACCTTCCGCGCCGCGTGTTCGTCGGGACGCTGCCCGCGAACCATGCCGCGCTGGCCGAAGCGCTGTCGACGCGGGCGGGGCGCACGGTGAGCCTGCTCGCGCCCTCACGCGGGCGGGCGCGGCGCCTGGTGGAGATCGCCGAGCGCAACGCGCTGTCGGCGCTCGAGCAGCTCGCGGCCCGAAGCAGCGGCCGGAGGGTCCGACTTTCGGCGGCGGTTTCGGCCCTGCAACGCGACCTCGGGCTGCCGGCTCCGCCGCATCGGCTCGTGTGCTTCGACATCTCGAACTTCGGGCCCGATCAGGCCGTCGCGGCGGTGGTGGCTTCCGAGGACGGCCGCCCGCTCAAGAAGCTGTACCGGCGGATGCGCCTGCGCCGGCCGGGCCCGGACGACTTCGCCATGATCGGCGAAGCGGTCGAGCGCTACTGGACGCGCGTCGAGTCCGACGAGCTTCCGCGTCCCGACCTGGTCGTGATCGACGGAGGCGCGGGGCAGCTTTCCGCCGCGCGCGCCGCCCTCGACCGCGTGGCCACGCGTCCGGTGGCCGCCATCGGCCTCGCCAAGCGCGAGGAGCTCGTGGTGCGCGAGGGCGCGCCCGACCTGCGCCTGTCGCGCCGCTCGCCCTCGCTGCGCTCGCTGCAGCGGCTGCGCGACGAGGCGCACCGTTTCGGACTCGAGTACCACCGCGCGCTGCGCTCGCGCGCCCGGATCGCGAGCGTGCTCGACCAGGTGCCCGGCGTCGGGCCGGCCCGCCGGGCCGCGCTGCTCAAGGCATTCGGTTCCGTCGCCGCGCTCCGGGGCGCCGCCGTCGGCGACATCGCGGTGCGCGCGCACGTGCCGCTCTCGCTCGCCCGGCGGGTGGCCGAGCACCTCGCGGGGCGGGAGGGCGCGGCGTGA
- the rpsT gene encoding 30S ribosomal protein S20 produces MPHHKSAIKRVGTNEKSRQRNIAATSRLRSALKAVRSATTKSAGETALRSTASVLDRTAAKGVIKREAASRQKARLAKFVARLPA; encoded by the coding sequence ATGCCGCATCACAAGTCCGCGATCAAGCGCGTGGGGACCAACGAGAAGAGTCGCCAGCGCAACATCGCCGCGACCAGCCGACTGCGCAGCGCCCTGAAGGCCGTGCGTTCGGCGACCACGAAGAGCGCCGGCGAAACCGCGCTCAGGAGCACCGCCTCGGTGCTCGACCGCACCGCCGCCAAGGGCGTGATCAAGCGCGAGGCCGCGAGCCGCCAGAAGGCGCGCCTCGCGAAGTTCGTCGCCCGGCTCCCCGCCTGA
- a CDS encoding MBL fold metallo-hydrolase: protein MSDRPSIAFHGAARTVTGSRHLLRFGDRTWLFDCGLYQGHRDEAERVNRTFRFAPGDVDAVVISHAHLDHTGNLPTLSAQGFRGPVHMTPATADLSRVMLADSAFLMQKDVEHVNKHAAGRRPPRTPLYSPADVDAVLARVETHGYHRDWELFPGVRVRYDDAGHILGSALTSFELTSGGRSLRLLMGGDLGRPGRQILRDPEVPVGPEVLVLESTYGDRLHGDDRATIDGLVDIVRRTVERGGRLIVPAFAVGRTQELVATLHDLIEAGRLPDVPMFVDSPMARNATRIFVKHPECFDAETAARFATGDGSPFGFSRLRYVGTADESRALNDREGPCVIISASGMAEGGRVLHHLQHGLGNERNTVLFVGYQGEGTLGRRLKDGAETVNVFGEPVRVRAEIASLDGFSAHADQRELLEWVVKLAPAPRTIFLVHGELRPAETLAALLRERIGAEVHIPELGQEFDLWA from the coding sequence ATGAGCGACCGGCCGAGCATCGCGTTCCACGGCGCCGCGCGGACCGTGACCGGCTCGCGGCACCTGCTTCGCTTCGGCGACCGCACCTGGCTCTTCGACTGCGGCCTCTACCAGGGGCATCGCGACGAAGCCGAGCGCGTGAACCGCACGTTCCGCTTCGCGCCCGGCGACGTGGACGCGGTCGTGATCTCGCACGCGCACCTGGATCACACCGGCAACCTGCCGACGCTCTCCGCCCAGGGTTTTCGCGGGCCCGTGCACATGACTCCCGCGACCGCGGACCTTTCACGGGTGATGCTCGCCGACAGCGCGTTCCTGATGCAGAAGGATGTCGAGCACGTCAACAAGCACGCCGCCGGCCGCCGGCCGCCGCGCACGCCGCTCTACTCACCCGCGGACGTGGACGCCGTGCTGGCACGAGTCGAGACGCACGGCTATCACCGGGACTGGGAGCTGTTCCCTGGCGTCCGGGTGCGTTACGACGACGCCGGCCACATTCTCGGCTCGGCGCTCACCAGCTTCGAACTCACCTCGGGCGGCCGCTCGCTCAGGCTGTTGATGGGCGGTGACCTCGGCAGGCCCGGGAGGCAGATCCTGCGCGACCCCGAGGTGCCGGTGGGACCCGAGGTGCTCGTGCTCGAGAGCACCTACGGTGACCGGCTGCACGGGGACGATCGCGCGACGATCGACGGGCTGGTGGACATCGTCCGACGGACGGTCGAGCGCGGGGGGCGGCTCATCGTCCCGGCCTTCGCGGTCGGGCGAACCCAGGAGCTGGTCGCGACGCTCCACGACCTGATCGAGGCGGGCCGGCTGCCCGACGTGCCGATGTTCGTGGACAGCCCCATGGCGCGCAACGCCACGCGCATCTTCGTGAAGCACCCCGAGTGCTTCGACGCCGAAACCGCGGCCCGCTTCGCCACCGGCGACGGCTCGCCCTTCGGCTTCTCCAGGCTTCGGTACGTGGGTACGGCGGACGAATCCCGGGCGCTCAACGATCGTGAGGGGCCATGCGTGATCATCTCGGCGTCCGGCATGGCCGAAGGAGGCCGGGTGCTGCACCATCTGCAGCACGGGCTCGGTAACGAGCGCAATACGGTGCTGTTCGTCGGCTACCAGGGCGAGGGCACGCTCGGCCGGCGGCTGAAGGACGGGGCGGAGACGGTTAACGTCTTCGGAGAACCGGTGCGTGTGCGGGCCGAGATCGCCTCGCTCGACGGCTTCAGCGCGCACGCGGACCAGCGCGAACTGCTCGAGTGGGTCGTGAAGCTCGCGCCGGCGCCGCGCACGATCTTTCTCGTGCACGGCGAGCTGCGCCCCGCCGAGACGCTCGCCGCGCTGCTGCGCGAACGCATCGGGGCCGAGGTGCACATTCCCGAACTGGGGCAGGAGTTCGACCTGTGGGCGTGA